The DNA window TGCCCTGCACAAAAGCGACGCTCCTCAAGGGGAATGGGCATTAGCAGTCAAGCTGCCATGCCGCGCCGCAGATGTGGTTGACCGGGATGCAAGCGGGCCTTGCACCCTGGTGAAGCTGCCGAGGCAGCAACAAACGACTGCGACAAACTAGGCAGGTTTGACGTTCTCAGCGCAAGGGCCCTTGGGGCCGCGGCCTTCGGTGAACGCTACGCGCTGGCCTTCGTGCAGTTCGTCGAAGCGGACGCCCTGCAGGCTGGAGGAGTGAAAGAACAGATCTTTGTCACCGCCCGTGCTGATAAATCCAAAGCCCTTGTCCGTCAGTTTCTTGATTGTGCCTTCGGCCATGTGTTCATTCTCTAAATGGTTGTCTGTAAAGGAGGCAGAGGGCAAACATTTGCCGACCGCGATCCCTTCGTTATTCGAAGTGTAGCGGGTGGCATGGCAGAAAGTAAGCGGGTGGGGCCGCTTTTCTTCAGGTTTCTTTTTTGGCAGCATCTGGCCCGAATTGGGGAGTGGCCGGAAAAGAGGAAGGAATCGGGGAGTTTACCGGCAGGCAGCACGTTTTTCGGGACTTTCGCGGGTGGGAATGCTACCCTGACGATCGCCGGATGCTTTCTTCTCTTGCTTCTGTGTAGTCCCTTTCACGCAGGCTAACCTCCAGGACAACCTCATGAAGGCCAGATCGCTTGCTCTTTTGCTGTCCGCGGCGTTCGTTTTTTCCTCCTTCGCTCAGGGCGCCGACTGGCCTGCCTGGCGCGGCGGCGCTGACCGCTCGGCCAGCAGCGGCGAGCAGCTCCCGGCGGAACTGCACCTGCAGTGGTCGCGCCAGTTGCCGCAATTGACGCCGGCCTGGCCGGAAGATGTACGCCTGCAGTTCGACGCCAACTACGAGCCGATCGCGGCCGGCAATCGGCTGTTCGTTTCCTCCCCCCGCGAAGACTCGGTCACCGCGTACGACACGGCGACCGGCGACCAGGTCTGGAAGTTCTTCGCCGAAGGACCCGTCCGCTTCGCCCCCGTCGCCTATGACGGACGCATCTATTTCGGCGCCGACGACGGCTGTCTGTATTGCCTGCAGGCGGCTACCGGCAAGCTGGCCTGGAAGTTCCAGGCGGCCCCTGCCGCCCGGCGAGTGCTGGGGAACGAACGCCTGGTTTCCGTCTGGCCCGTGCGGGGCGGGCCCGTCCTGATCGATGGCACGATCTACTTCACCGCCGGCGTCTGGCCGTTTGAAGGGACGCTGCTGTACTCGCTGGATATTTCCGATCCAGCCCGGCGGGACGAACTTCCCCGTCACGCGGTGACCTCGCTCGGAGAGTTCGCTCCGCAAGGATACCTGGCGGCCAGCGGCGAGCGTCTGTTCCTGCCGGGCGGCCGCTCCAATGCCCGCTCAATTAATCGCACCACCGGCAAGACCGCCAGCCTGAGTTACAGCGCCAAAGGGACGACCGACTATCATCTGTCGGTTTCGGATCAGTGGTTCTTTCACGGCGGCAAGGTGGTCGATCTGGTCAGCGGCAAAACGTCGCCGGTCCCGGCGACCCGCCCCGTGGCTTCCGGCGGCCGCATCTATTTCGCCGCCAAAGGGAAGGCCCATGCCTATGACCTGAAGAACTTGCGCAAGGTAGAAACGAAAGATCGCCGCGGCATGACGGTCGAGATCGAAGTGCCCCGTCTGCTCTGGAGCCTGGAAGACCAGCCCGTCGACCTGGTGCATGCCCAGTCGGGCCAGCGTTTGTACGCCCATCATGAATCGCAGGTGCTCGCGATCGACGTCCCCGCCGACGGCGGACAGCCGCGCGTCTCCTGGCAGGCCAGTGTCGACGGCGCTCCCGCTTCGATGCTGACCGCCAACGGACAGCTGTACGTCACCACCCTGGCTGGCAAGATCTACTGCTTCGGAGCTAAACAGGGCTCCCCGCAAACCCATCCGCTGGAAGACCGCCCGCTGGCCGAGGCCAGCCCCGAGAGCCGCCGCCAGGTCTCGCAAATTCTCGAGTCGGCCGACAGCCCGGAAGGCTACGCCGTGGTGCTAGGGCTGAAATCGGGCGAGCTGCTGCACGAATTGCTGCGGCAGTCCGACCTGCAGGTGATCGCCGTCGACTCCGACGCCGAACAAGTCGACCGCCTGCGTCGCCAGTACGCCAGCCTGGGGCTGTACGGAGCTCGCCTGGCGATCCACCAGGGCGACCCGGCGGCGTTTGCGTTGCCGCCGTATCTGGCCAGCCTGGTGACTTCGGAAGAATCTAGCGAACTGGGCGTCGGTCCGCGATCCGGTGCGGCCCCGCATGCCTGGTCGGTCCTGCGTCCTTACGGCGGTTCGCTGTGCCTGCAGCTCGACGCGGCTTCTCACCAGGCGTTCGATGTGGCGACTGCCGCCTTGCCTGGCGCCGTGATCTCCCGCACGGGTGAACTGACCGTACTGAAACGGGCCGGAGCCTTGCCGGGTTCAGCCGACTGGACGCACGAATACGGCGACGCCGCCAACACGCTCCGCTCGCACGACAAGCTGGTCAAAGCTCCGCTGGGCGTGCTCTGGTTCGGCGGTCCTTCCTCTGACGGCAGCCTGTTCTATGATCGCCACGACTGGGGACCCAGCATGGCCGTGATCGAGGGCCGCATGTTCCTGCAGGGCCCCAATAAAATGACCGCGGTCGATGTGTATACGGGCCGTCTGCTGTGGCAGAACGTCCTGCCCGGCGGAGTCAGCCCGGGCCGCCGCGCCAACTGGGCTCCGGCCGGCTTCCATTTCATCGCTTTGAAAGACGCCATCTATCTGGCCTTTCCCGACAAGTGCCTGCGGCTGGATCCGAAAACGGGCGAGCAGCTGGGCGAGGTGAACCTGCCCGACATTGAAGGGAAATGGGGCCGCATCCGGGTCTGGAAAGACCTGCTGATCGTGCAGGCCTTTTACGAAGTGGAAGGACACGGCAGCCAGCCGACGCAGCTGTTTGCCTTTAACCGGCACTCGGGCGAGGTCGTCTGGACGAAAAAGTCCGACCAGGCGTTTCCGATTGTCGCCATCGGCGGCGACCGCTTGTTCTGTGTCGAAGGGCAGCTGGAAGGTCTCTACAAAGGGGCCGACCGCAGCCGCCGCAACGGCAGTCCCGACTCCAACCACTTTCTGTACGTCAAGTCGCTCGATGTGGATACGGGCAAGGAGTTCTGGAGCCGCACCGTCGGTCGGGCTCCTTCCTGGCTGGCCTACTCTGAAGAAGCCGATGTGCTGCTGGCTTCCAACAAGTCGGGCATCGATGCCTGGGACGGCTCCAAGGGAGAGGAAATCTGGAGCAAGGAAGCCAACGGCGTCGGCTTCCGCGGCCATCCCGAAAACTACTACGGCCGCGTGATCCTGTGGAAAGACCAGGTGATCGACCAGCGCGGACCCGGCAAGGCGTACAACATTACGACCGGCGCCGATGTGATGCGCACCCATCCGCTGACGGGGGAAGAAACGCCCTGGGAGTTCACCAAAGTGGGCCACCATTGCAACTACGCCATCGCCAGCGAACACCTGCTGACTTTCCGTGCGGCCGACGCCGGCTTTTGCGATCTGGCCACCGGCGGCACGGGCCGGCTGACCGGTTTCCGCTCCGGTTGCCGCAACAGCCTGATTCCGGCCAACGGCGTGCTGAACGCGCCGAACATGGCGCACGGCTGTTCCTGCAGTTTCTCGATCTTCACCTCGCTGGCCCTGGTGCACACGCCCGAGTCGGATCTGTGGACGTATGGCGCCTTTGAGGCTTCCACCGCCGCCATCCAGCGCGTGGGGATCAACTTTGGCGCGGGCGGCGACCGCACCGACAAGGCCGGCACGACCTGGCTGGACTATCCCAACGTCGGCGGCCCGTCGGCGACAGCGACGGTGACCGTCAAAGGGGACGGGCAGCGGCTGTTCCGTCTGCACTCGCAACAGATCGCAGGGGACAGCGCCCACGGCTGGGTCGCCGCATCAGGCGTGGAAGGAGTGGAGACGGTCGATATCTCGCTGGGCGAGCAGATCGGCGACAAGTCAGGGACGTTTACCGTGCGGCTGGTGTTTGCCGAACCGCTTCCGGACGCGGCCGCCGGCGATCGCACGTTCGACGTGGCCCTCAACGGCAAACCCGTGCTGACCGACTTCGACATCAGCACCGCCGCCTGCGGCGGTCGCCAGGTCGTCGTTCGCGAGTTCGAGCATATCCAGGCTGGCGAGCGTTTGAATATCGGCTTCACCGCCAAAAACGGCCTGCCGCTGATCTGCGGCGTGGAGATCGTGCGGGAGTAGAGGGCTCCGGCGGGAAAGCACAACGGCGAAACGCTCAGGCGTATCGCCGTTATGTTCGAAACTTACCGGGGCGCCTTTTCATCTTCGACGACCGGGTTGGGATAGGTCAGAATCATCAGCAACGCCTGGGCCATTTCGTCGGGCGTGCGGACGGTTGTAGAGAAGTTGATCCCCTGAAGTGGAAACGAGACGAGCAGGGCGTCGTTCTTGCCGTGGGCCAGGTGGACGGGCTGCCCATGGACGGTCGTCTCGCGATACCAGCGCAGCTGATCTTTCGGCATCCGCTGCGGGCGATCCGAGAACTGGCCGCCAAAGGCCGGGCCGCCCGGACGAGGAATACTGCCGATCTCATAGAAGATCTCCAGTCCGTCCTTTTTGCTGATCTTGCCAACGACGCTATCGATCCCCTGCAGCGGTTCGTGCACGTACCCTTCCAGCACCTGCAGGCCGCCCGGCCCGGCCGCGTTCACGCTGGCGGAGGCAAGGATCAGGGTTCCCAGGGTCAGACACAGCAGCATTCTCATCGCAGACTCCACGTAGCGCATTCAACGGCAAAGTAACCAGACCAGGCGTTCGACGCTCCTCGTCCGGCTGTAGTTCCCCACGCCGGCAAGGAATGTCGGCCGCTTCGCTTTTTTCCGCTGGATGTGAACCTGCCGAAGCGAAAGCGTCTCTCTGGAGGAACGCTGGCCGCGTCAACCAGGAGATGGCGCGGCATTTGTGGAATGCGCGGCGATTGCCCGGAATCGGAAGCGATTGACTCTCCTTTCGAAAAGGCCCTGCCATGACACACCCGCCTGATCAGCGAACGCTTGACCAGCTAATCAATGTAGCGCTTTGTGAAGCCGACGAAGATGCGGTTTGGCAAGCTGTCTATACGCTGCAGCGGCGGGGCGACCGTGAGGTGCTGGAGCGGGCGGACGAATTGTCGGTCAGCAACTGCTTCCGGGAACGTGAGCTGGCCGCGTGGATTCTGGGCGACCTGGGCGCGCCGGAAAGGATCTTCCGCCGACGTTGCCTGCAGATTTTGACCGCGATGCTGCAGCCGGACGAAGAACCGTCGGTGCTCGCCTCCGTGCTGACGGCCGTGTCGCACTATGAGCACCGGCTGGTCTCTCAGGTTGTGTCCTGCGCCGGGCACGCGGACGCCGGCGTCAGACTGGGCGTCGTGAACGCGTTGAGTGGTCAAGAAGACCCCCAGGCGATCGCCGGTCTGATCTCCCTCAGCAGCGACCCCGAAGTAGAAGTGCGGGACTGGGCCACGTTCGGTCTGGGAACGCTGACCGACGTGGATACGCCTGTTTTGCGCGCGGCGCTGGCGGCCCGGCTGGACGATCCTGACCTGGAGACACGTCTTGAAGCAATCCTTGGCCTCGCCCGTCGGCGGGATGAACGAGTCTGCGAGATCGTGGCCCAGGAACTGACCGCGCCTGATGTCTGCGACGACATCCTCGAGGCGGCCGAAAACCTGGCTGACCAGCGGTTGCATCCGCTGTTGCTCGCCCTGCAGGAACCTGGAAGAGAAAACATCGCTCCACTGGAGAGAGCAATCGCTGCCTGTGCGCCCTGCTTTTAGGCCGCCCTGCCGCGGAAAGTCGCAAGCCCTGGCGAACGCTTGTCCCTCCAACGGGCGCTATCTATACTGGCCCCAAAACGGGCACGGCGTGCGGGCCGAACCTGGAGCCACTGCTCCGCAGGTTCGGCATGGCTCCCTTTCTGAAACCTGGGCAAGCAGCGATGTTGAAAAAATCGGCGATCGGAACCTTTGTGGTGTTTTTGTTGAGCGTGGCCTGGCTGTTCTGGGCCTGGTCGATTGGCAGCCGTTCTTACTCCTGGGCGGCAGTCCCGGCGGAGGTGACGAAGAACGACGCCTTGAAAAGCATCAGCGGCAAGGCGATCGGCTGGCGGACGACGATCCAGTACGCCTATGAAGGCCAAGGCTACCAGGCGGTGCTCACCGATTACCTGCTGGGCGAGATCGAAGTCTACGTCGATCCGAAAGATCCCACGCACGTGACGGCCCATCGCGGCCCCACCTTCGACATGCTGGCCCGTCCGTTGCTGCTGACCATCGGCTCCGGCCTGTTCGCCATCGTCCTGGGTTTGATCGCCGTCAGTCCCAAGGAAGAAGATTACGATTAGAAGTCTGTCGCCATTCCTCTTCCTCTTCTTCCGGAATGCTTGACTCGGGCCGCTTGTCGCCTTCCAATGCGGTCGAGCCCTGGAGCAGGTACGAGCATGCGGCGTACCTGCTGGGGCTTTGTGTCCAATTAACGGTAGCGGGAGAATGGCGGTATGGCTGCGGAACCATTGATGTTGCAGGAGCATCGGCGTTTGTCCCGGCGGTTCTTCGGCCAGCTGGCCGCTGGCGGGGCGCTGGGAATGTTGCTTCCCTGGCAGGCCAGGGCGGCCGAACTGCCGCCTGAGTGTGCGGCCGCGTGTGAGTCGTTTCTCAAACAGCTGGAGTATCTGACCCCGCAGGAGGAGTTTGGCAATGTGTCCCGCGGCACGCCTCGCCCTTATGACCTGCCGGAGGAGAAGAAGCAGGAAGTGGGTCTGACGCCCGAGTCCTGGCGGCTGGAGGTCGTTTCTGATCCTGACGACCCGGCCGACATCGAGCAGCCGTTAACCGTCGAGGCCGGCACGGCGATCGACTGGGACGAGCTGATGAAAATGGCGAAGCAGCACGCCGTGAGCTTTCCCAAAATCATGACCTGCAACAACGGCGGA is part of the Lignipirellula cremea genome and encodes:
- a CDS encoding HEAT repeat domain-containing protein; protein product: MTHPPDQRTLDQLINVALCEADEDAVWQAVYTLQRRGDREVLERADELSVSNCFRERELAAWILGDLGAPERIFRRRCLQILTAMLQPDEEPSVLASVLTAVSHYEHRLVSQVVSCAGHADAGVRLGVVNALSGQEDPQAIAGLISLSSDPEVEVRDWATFGLGTLTDVDTPVLRAALAARLDDPDLETRLEAILGLARRRDERVCEIVAQELTAPDVCDDILEAAENLADQRLHPLLLALQEPGRENIAPLERAIAACAPCF
- a CDS encoding outer membrane protein assembly factor BamB family protein translates to MKARSLALLLSAAFVFSSFAQGADWPAWRGGADRSASSGEQLPAELHLQWSRQLPQLTPAWPEDVRLQFDANYEPIAAGNRLFVSSPREDSVTAYDTATGDQVWKFFAEGPVRFAPVAYDGRIYFGADDGCLYCLQAATGKLAWKFQAAPAARRVLGNERLVSVWPVRGGPVLIDGTIYFTAGVWPFEGTLLYSLDISDPARRDELPRHAVTSLGEFAPQGYLAASGERLFLPGGRSNARSINRTTGKTASLSYSAKGTTDYHLSVSDQWFFHGGKVVDLVSGKTSPVPATRPVASGGRIYFAAKGKAHAYDLKNLRKVETKDRRGMTVEIEVPRLLWSLEDQPVDLVHAQSGQRLYAHHESQVLAIDVPADGGQPRVSWQASVDGAPASMLTANGQLYVTTLAGKIYCFGAKQGSPQTHPLEDRPLAEASPESRRQVSQILESADSPEGYAVVLGLKSGELLHELLRQSDLQVIAVDSDAEQVDRLRRQYASLGLYGARLAIHQGDPAAFALPPYLASLVTSEESSELGVGPRSGAAPHAWSVLRPYGGSLCLQLDAASHQAFDVATAALPGAVISRTGELTVLKRAGALPGSADWTHEYGDAANTLRSHDKLVKAPLGVLWFGGPSSDGSLFYDRHDWGPSMAVIEGRMFLQGPNKMTAVDVYTGRLLWQNVLPGGVSPGRRANWAPAGFHFIALKDAIYLAFPDKCLRLDPKTGEQLGEVNLPDIEGKWGRIRVWKDLLIVQAFYEVEGHGSQPTQLFAFNRHSGEVVWTKKSDQAFPIVAIGGDRLFCVEGQLEGLYKGADRSRRNGSPDSNHFLYVKSLDVDTGKEFWSRTVGRAPSWLAYSEEADVLLASNKSGIDAWDGSKGEEIWSKEANGVGFRGHPENYYGRVILWKDQVIDQRGPGKAYNITTGADVMRTHPLTGEETPWEFTKVGHHCNYAIASEHLLTFRAADAGFCDLATGGTGRLTGFRSGCRNSLIPANGVLNAPNMAHGCSCSFSIFTSLALVHTPESDLWTYGAFEASTAAIQRVGINFGAGGDRTDKAGTTWLDYPNVGGPSATATVTVKGDGQRLFRLHSQQIAGDSAHGWVAASGVEGVETVDISLGEQIGDKSGTFTVRLVFAEPLPDAAAGDRTFDVALNGKPVLTDFDISTAACGGRQVVVREFEHIQAGERLNIGFTAKNGLPLICGVEIVRE
- a CDS encoding DUF3592 domain-containing protein, whose amino-acid sequence is MLKKSAIGTFVVFLLSVAWLFWAWSIGSRSYSWAAVPAEVTKNDALKSISGKAIGWRTTIQYAYEGQGYQAVLTDYLLGEIEVYVDPKDPTHVTAHRGPTFDMLARPLLLTIGSGLFAIVLGLIAVSPKEEDYD
- a CDS encoding cold-shock protein, which gives rise to MAEGTIKKLTDKGFGFISTGGDKDLFFHSSSLQGVRFDELHEGQRVAFTEGRGPKGPCAENVKPA